A genome region from Ligilactobacillus cholophilus includes the following:
- a CDS encoding aminotransferase class I/II-fold pyridoxal phosphate-dependent enzyme — MEKWLEKFPTDLQQKIAEVDKMIAPKLQEIDEIVLYNQQRVLDLFRKYHVAEEDLVGSTGYGYNDVGRDKLEQIFADYFKCEDALVRPQIVSGTHAISTALFASLHPNDTLYYITGMPYDTIQQVIGIVGDNPGSMKEYGIGFEYTPLTNSGKVDFPAVKEKLLNDPTIKVVAIQRSRGYAVRDSFTVKEIEEMTNFVKKINPNITVFIDNCYGEFTEIEEPTFHGADLIAGSMFKNAGAGVAKSGAFLVGNHELIMRAASRLFAPGPGKGEGATYGYQRDFYRGFFLAPHVTGEAIKGSIYTAALLGKMGAEVSPKWDAKRTDLVQTVIFHKQEPMIKFCASIQHYSPLNSFVDPIPSEMDNYEDKVIMASGSFVEGSTIELSSDGPLRDPYALYIQGGLSYAHVKIAISNAVNETYYN; from the coding sequence ATGGAGAAATGGCTTGAAAAATTTCCAACAGACCTACAACAAAAAATTGCTGAAGTTGATAAAATGATTGCACCTAAATTACAGGAAATTGACGAAATTGTTTTATATAACCAACAACGTGTATTAGATTTATTTCGTAAATATCATGTAGCTGAGGAAGATTTAGTTGGATCTACTGGTTATGGATATAATGATGTTGGTCGTGATAAATTAGAGCAAATTTTTGCAGATTATTTTAAATGCGAGGATGCATTAGTTCGTCCACAAATTGTTTCTGGGACACATGCAATTTCAACTGCTTTATTTGCGTCACTACACCCAAATGATACGTTGTATTATATAACAGGAATGCCTTATGATACTATTCAACAAGTAATTGGGATAGTAGGCGATAATCCTGGATCAATGAAAGAATATGGTATTGGTTTTGAATATACACCTTTAACTAATAGTGGAAAGGTAGATTTTCCAGCTGTTAAAGAAAAATTATTGAATGATCCAACAATCAAAGTAGTTGCAATTCAACGTTCTCGTGGATATGCAGTTAGAGATAGTTTCACTGTAAAAGAAATTGAAGAGATGACAAATTTTGTTAAAAAAATTAATCCAAATATTACAGTATTTATTGATAATTGTTATGGTGAATTTACTGAAATTGAGGAGCCAACATTTCATGGTGCAGATTTAATTGCTGGTTCAATGTTTAAAAATGCTGGAGCAGGTGTTGCAAAATCAGGAGCATTCTTGGTAGGAAATCATGAATTGATTATGAGAGCAGCATCACGTTTATTCGCTCCTGGACCTGGAAAAGGTGAAGGGGCAACATATGGATATCAACGTGATTTTTATCGTGGATTCTTTCTTGCACCACATGTAACAGGAGAGGCAATTAAGGGATCTATTTATACAGCAGCATTATTGGGAAAAATGGGTGCTGAGGTTTCACCTAAATGGGATGCTAAGAGAACTGATTTGGTGCAAACTGTAATCTTCCATAAGCAAGAACCAATGATTAAGTTCTGTGCTAGCATTCAGCATTACTCACCTTTAAATTCATTTGTAGACCCAATTCCTAGTGAAATGGATAATTATGAAGATAAGGTGATTATGGCATCTGGAAGTTTTGTGGAAGGATCTACGATTGAGTTATCAAGTGATGGACCTTTAAGAGATCCGTATGCACTTTATATTCAAGGTGGTTTATCATATGCGCATGTTAAAATTGCAATTTCAAATGCGGTAAATGAAACTTACTATAATTAA
- a CDS encoding MerR family transcriptional regulator, protein MREKELRRSLAVLPIGTVMKLTDLTARQIRYYEEQELVIPERNEGNRRMYSLNNVDKLLEIKDYLADGLNIADIKKIYQQKAEAKAKREAELQKELSDEDLRRILHDEFVAVSGLNRYSKLSIRNNKSL, encoded by the coding sequence ATGAGAGAGAAAGAACTACGTCGGTCATTGGCTGTTTTACCTATTGGAACAGTAATGAAATTAACCGATTTAACTGCAAGACAAATTCGTTATTATGAAGAACAAGAACTTGTTATTCCCGAGCGGAATGAAGGTAATCGTCGTATGTATTCATTAAATAATGTTGATAAATTATTGGAAATCAAAGATTATTTAGCAGATGGTTTAAATATTGCAGATATAAAGAAAATATACCAGCAAAAAGCAGAAGCTAAAGCTAAGCGAGAAGCCGAGCTACAAAAAGAACTATCTGACGAAGATTTGCGACGAATATTACATGATGAATTTGTTGCAGTAAGTGGATTAAATCGATATAGTAAGCTTTCAATCCGTAACAATAAGAGTCTCTAA
- the glnA gene encoding type I glutamate--ammonia ligase: MVKHDYTKDDIRRMAKEENVKFLRLMFTDLYGTIKNVEVPISQLEKLLDNKLMFDGSSIDGFVRIEESDMWLYPDLSTWMIFPWGNEHGKVARLICEVYNSDRTPFLGDPRNNLIRVLSEMKQAGFTDFNIGPEPEFFLFKLNESGKPSLNLNDNGSYFDLAPVDLGENCRRDIVLELERMGFDVEASHHEVAPGQHEIDFKYADALHACDNIQTFKLVVKTVARKHGLHATFMPKPLERINGSGMHINMSLMRGKENAFFDENSKDKLSKEAYYFLGGLLKHARSFTAVTNPIVNSYKRLVPGYEAPVYVAWSGRNRSPLVRVPIARGISTRLELRSVDPSANPYLAIAAILEAGLDGLRNKIEPPKSIDRNIYAMDEEERNQNGIKDLPSTLHNALKELKNDEVMQNALGSHLYNNFMEAKRLEWDSYRQEVSQWERDQYLEMY; the protein is encoded by the coding sequence ATGGTTAAGCACGACTATACTAAAGATGACATTCGACGAATGGCGAAAGAAGAAAATGTTAAATTCTTGCGGCTAATGTTTACTGACTTGTATGGAACAATTAAAAATGTGGAAGTTCCAATTAGTCAGTTAGAAAAATTATTAGATAATAAATTAATGTTTGATGGTTCATCCATCGATGGCTTTGTTAGAATTGAAGAAAGTGATATGTGGTTATATCCAGATTTATCAACTTGGATGATTTTTCCATGGGGAAATGAGCATGGAAAAGTGGCAAGATTGATCTGTGAGGTATATAACTCAGACAGAACACCATTTTTAGGGGATCCTCGAAATAATTTAATTCGTGTTTTATCTGAAATGAAACAAGCAGGTTTTACTGATTTTAATATTGGACCAGAACCTGAATTTTTCTTATTTAAATTAAATGAATCAGGTAAACCATCACTCAACTTAAACGATAATGGTAGTTATTTCGATTTAGCTCCAGTTGACTTAGGGGAAAATTGTCGACGTGATATTGTTCTTGAATTGGAACGCATGGGCTTTGATGTTGAAGCTTCTCATCACGAAGTTGCTCCTGGACAACATGAAATTGATTTTAAATATGCAGATGCTTTACATGCTTGTGATAATATTCAAACATTTAAACTAGTAGTAAAGACTGTAGCACGGAAACATGGATTGCATGCTACTTTCATGCCTAAACCACTTGAAAGAATTAATGGTTCTGGTATGCACATTAATATGTCATTAATGCGTGGTAAAGAAAATGCATTTTTCGATGAAAATAGTAAAGATAAGTTATCTAAAGAAGCATACTACTTCTTAGGTGGATTATTGAAACATGCTCGTAGTTTTACAGCAGTTACAAATCCAATTGTAAATTCATACAAGCGATTAGTACCTGGATATGAAGCACCAGTTTATGTTGCATGGTCTGGACGTAATCGTTCACCATTGGTACGTGTTCCAATTGCACGTGGAATTTCAACTCGATTAGAGTTAAGAAGTGTAGATCCTTCAGCAAACCCATATTTAGCAATTGCTGCTATTTTAGAAGCTGGTTTAGATGGATTACGCAATAAAATTGAACCACCAAAATCTATTGATCGTAATATTTATGCAATGGATGAAGAAGAACGTAATCAAAACGGAATTAAGGATTTACCATCAACCTTACATAATGCACTTAAAGAATTAAAGAATGATGAAGTAATGCAAAATGCACTTGGAAGTCATTTGTATAATAACTTCATGGAAGCTAAGAGACTTGAATGGGATTCATATCGTCAAGAAGTCTCACAATGGGAAAGAGATCAATACTTAGAAATGTACTAA
- the gmk gene encoding guanylate kinase: MPKRGMLIVLSGPSGVGKGTVRKEIFSQKDNTFHYSVSMTTREKRPGEIDGKDYFFVSKEEFENEIKNGGMLEYAKYVDNYYGTPLKYVNEMLDQGKDVFLEIEVKGAMQVREKVPDGLFIFLTPPDLMELRQRIINRGTDDLETIDKRMEKAVKEIEMMQNYDYAVVNDEVPKAAEKIQTIIRAERWRVKRFLPDYKKQLGLDKN, encoded by the coding sequence ATGCCAAAACGTGGGATGCTCATTGTTCTTTCAGGACCTTCTGGTGTGGGTAAGGGAACTGTTAGAAAAGAAATTTTTTCACAAAAAGATAATACTTTCCATTATTCTGTTTCAATGACTACAAGAGAGAAACGACCTGGTGAGATAGATGGTAAAGATTATTTCTTTGTTTCAAAAGAAGAATTTGAAAATGAAATTAAAAATGGTGGAATGTTGGAATATGCAAAATATGTTGACAATTATTATGGAACACCATTAAAATATGTTAATGAAATGTTAGACCAGGGAAAAGACGTTTTTTTGGAAATTGAAGTTAAAGGTGCAATGCAAGTTCGTGAAAAAGTTCCTGATGGCTTGTTTATCTTTTTAACTCCTCCTGATTTAATGGAGTTGCGCCAACGTATTATTAATCGTGGAACTGACGATTTAGAAACAATTGATAAGCGAATGGAAAAAGCAGTCAAAGAAATTGAAATGATGCAAAATTATGATTATGCAGTTGTAAATGACGAAGTTCCAAAAGCTGCTGAAAAAATTCAAACTATAATTCGCGCAGAACGTTGGCGTGTTAAACGTTTCTTACCTGATTATAAAAAGCAATTAGGGTTAGATAAAAATTAA
- the rpoZ gene encoding DNA-directed RNA polymerase subunit omega, whose protein sequence is MILYPSVDKLLEHVNSRYSLVMLAAKRAHELDAGALPLLKEYKSDKNVGKALEEVEAGKLKIKGED, encoded by the coding sequence ATGATTTTATATCCATCTGTTGATAAATTATTAGAACATGTTAATTCACGTTATTCTTTAGTAATGTTAGCAGCAAAAAGAGCGCATGAATTAGATGCAGGAGCATTACCTTTATTAAAAGAATACAAATCAGATAAAAATGTAGGTAAGGCTTTAGAAGAAGTTGAAGCTGGAAAACTTAAAATCAAAGGCGAAGATTAA
- the coaBC gene encoding bifunctional phosphopantothenoylcysteine decarboxylase/phosphopantothenate--cysteine ligase CoaBC: MHHKKILLYITGGIASYKVPALVRMLVKNDNDIKIIMTKSATKFVTPLTLETLCKNKVYVDFEDAFNEGDYIPHVSLAKWADFSMIVPATANIIGKLANGIADDLVTSTLIASNHPKYIVPAMNDQMWENPATQRNVKQLNLDGYKIMDPEVGFLAEGYNAKGRMPEIEDIYNWIQNDLLPKSLSGKSILVTAGGTQEPIDPVRFIGNYSSGKMGIQIAKAAKNLGAKVTLIIGATNQIIPTGMKVIKIKSFKDLQKALYSEFPKNDVLIMAAAVSDYHVKNTANQKIKAKENDEVQITLERNPNLLRNLGKSTHNQLLIGFAAETNHLIENAQFELKNKNLDMLIANDVSRTDIGFGSDENEVYLITPNDPVEKIKKTTKKQIAQRIVQKVASLMKKEED, from the coding sequence ATGCATCATAAAAAGATTTTACTTTATATTACTGGAGGAATTGCAAGTTATAAAGTTCCAGCTTTGGTTCGTATGCTTGTGAAAAATGACAACGATATAAAAATAATTATGACAAAGTCAGCAACTAAATTTGTTACGCCATTAACATTAGAAACTTTGTGTAAAAACAAGGTTTATGTTGATTTTGAAGATGCATTTAATGAAGGTGATTATATTCCACATGTTAGTTTAGCAAAATGGGCCGATTTTTCGATGATTGTTCCAGCGACAGCTAATATAATTGGAAAGTTAGCAAATGGAATTGCTGATGATTTAGTTACTAGTACATTAATTGCTTCAAATCATCCTAAATATATAGTGCCAGCAATGAATGATCAAATGTGGGAAAATCCAGCCACTCAACGAAATGTTAAGCAATTAAACCTAGATGGATATAAAATAATGGATCCAGAAGTGGGCTTTTTAGCAGAAGGATATAATGCTAAAGGACGAATGCCAGAAATTGAAGATATTTATAATTGGATTCAAAATGATTTATTGCCTAAATCATTATCAGGTAAGTCAATTTTAGTAACTGCAGGGGGAACACAGGAACCAATTGATCCAGTAAGATTTATTGGAAACTATTCAAGTGGGAAAATGGGAATTCAGATTGCAAAAGCTGCAAAAAATTTAGGTGCGAAAGTAACATTAATTATTGGTGCAACAAATCAAATAATTCCAACTGGAATGAAAGTAATTAAAATTAAAAGTTTTAAAGATTTACAAAAAGCTTTGTATTCAGAGTTCCCTAAAAATGATGTGTTAATTATGGCAGCAGCTGTTTCAGATTATCATGTTAAGAATACAGCAAATCAAAAGATTAAAGCAAAAGAAAATGATGAAGTTCAAATCACACTTGAACGAAATCCTAATTTGTTAAGAAATTTAGGAAAGTCGACGCATAATCAATTATTAATTGGATTTGCTGCGGAAACAAATCATTTAATTGAGAATGCACAGTTTGAATTGAAAAATAAAAATTTAGATATGTTAATTGCAAATGATGTTTCAAGAACAGATATTGGTTTTGGAAGTGATGAAAATGAGGTCTATTTAATTACACCAAATGACCCAGTAGAGAAAATTAAAAAGACCACTAAAAAGCAAATTGCGCAAAGGATAGTTCAAAAAGTAGCTAGTTTAATGAAGAAAGAAGAGGATTAA
- the priA gene encoding primosomal protein N': MAKYAQVIVDVPAMQTNHPFTYKIPEKFRMILQIGMRVTVSFGNGNRKIQGFVVGLSDECSNEHQLKSIIDVLDLKPVLNDEALQLADWLVTETFAFKIKCLQVMLPNGLRSKYEKTIKIKDDFIEDEEIQQLFQGKNELKYNSQKFSSRQLKQIEKLRREKKILVNYHIKDKAQPKEVWAFKAETSIEALKKIKADLRKTAIKQKRLLEFLIRNHDQEFIQSTVTREFNFTAVDIKKAAEKGWLKRFKITKYRNPYDIKEVERSFPKKLTPDQRKVTDSVNKSIDEKLSQTFLLEGVTGSGKTEVYLQIIQHALELGKTALMLVPEISLTPQIVRQFKERFGNEVALLHSALSVGERLDEWRRIEDGDAKIVIGARSAIFAPLKNIGVIIMDEEHESSYKQEDMPRYHARDVAIWRSKRHKCPVVLGSATPSLESRARAQKGVYKWLTLDKRINGRPLPEVKLIDMRSAIQSAPNLDISSELAREIEKRLARHEQIVLMLNRRGYAAYIMCRQCGEVIKCPNCDISLTYHKDTNSLKCHYCGHEEFVPSVCPNCHSKKLRCFGTGTQKVEKELIELFPSARIIRMDVDTTSRKGSHERLLKQFSDGKADILLGTQMIAKGLDFPNVTLVGVLNADTTLALPDFRASERTFQLLTQVSGRAGRAEKDGKVIIQTFNPEHYAIRYAQKQDYELFFKKEMYIRHRGGYPPYFYTIQITASHKNESVAAKKMYEIQGELLNHISSKAMILGPTPASIARINNQYYYQLVIKYKNEPELEKYLQSLMNEVQKEERNGLKLIIDRNPINFM; encoded by the coding sequence ATAGCAAAATATGCACAAGTGATTGTAGATGTTCCTGCAATGCAAACTAATCATCCTTTTACTTATAAAATTCCTGAGAAATTTAGGATGATTCTTCAAATTGGCATGCGTGTAACTGTAAGCTTTGGAAATGGAAACAGAAAAATTCAAGGATTTGTGGTTGGATTATCTGATGAATGTTCAAATGAACATCAATTAAAATCAATTATTGATGTTTTAGATTTAAAACCAGTTTTGAATGATGAAGCGTTACAGTTAGCTGACTGGTTAGTAACTGAAACATTTGCATTTAAAATTAAATGTTTGCAAGTAATGTTACCAAATGGACTACGTTCAAAATATGAAAAGACAATTAAGATAAAAGACGACTTTATAGAAGATGAAGAAATTCAGCAGCTATTTCAAGGGAAAAATGAATTAAAATATAATAGTCAAAAATTTAGTAGTAGACAATTAAAACAAATTGAGAAGTTACGTCGAGAAAAGAAAATTCTTGTAAATTATCATATTAAAGATAAAGCACAACCTAAAGAGGTCTGGGCATTTAAAGCAGAAACATCAATTGAAGCTTTAAAAAAGATTAAAGCTGATTTGAGAAAAACTGCTATAAAGCAAAAAAGACTTTTAGAGTTTTTAATTAGAAATCATGATCAAGAATTTATTCAATCTACAGTAACACGAGAATTTAATTTTACTGCAGTTGATATTAAAAAGGCTGCCGAAAAAGGGTGGCTTAAAAGATTTAAAATTACTAAGTATCGTAATCCCTATGATATTAAAGAAGTAGAACGATCATTTCCCAAAAAATTAACACCTGATCAAAGAAAAGTTACTGACAGTGTGAATAAATCAATAGATGAAAAATTATCACAAACATTTTTATTAGAAGGTGTAACTGGAAGTGGTAAAACAGAAGTTTATTTGCAGATAATTCAACATGCATTAGAACTTGGAAAAACAGCCTTAATGTTAGTTCCTGAAATTTCTCTAACTCCTCAAATAGTAAGACAATTTAAAGAGCGATTTGGCAATGAAGTTGCATTATTACATAGTGCACTATCAGTCGGCGAAAGACTAGATGAATGGAGAAGAATTGAAGATGGAGATGCCAAAATAGTAATTGGCGCACGTTCAGCAATTTTTGCACCTTTGAAAAATATTGGTGTAATTATAATGGACGAAGAGCATGAAAGCAGTTATAAGCAAGAAGATATGCCTAGATATCATGCACGAGATGTTGCTATTTGGCGTAGTAAACGGCATAAATGTCCTGTAGTTTTAGGAAGTGCAACTCCAAGTTTAGAATCTCGGGCGCGTGCACAAAAGGGAGTATACAAATGGTTAACGTTAGATAAACGGATAAATGGACGCCCTTTACCAGAGGTTAAACTAATTGATATGCGATCTGCAATACAGTCTGCACCGAATTTAGATATTTCATCAGAATTAGCTAGAGAAATAGAAAAAAGACTTGCACGTCATGAACAAATTGTATTAATGTTAAATCGCAGGGGATATGCCGCATATATTATGTGTCGGCAATGTGGTGAAGTAATTAAGTGTCCTAATTGTGATATTTCATTAACATACCATAAAGATACAAATTCATTAAAATGTCATTATTGTGGACATGAGGAATTTGTGCCATCGGTTTGTCCTAACTGCCATAGTAAGAAATTACGTTGTTTTGGAACGGGAACACAAAAAGTTGAAAAAGAACTTATAGAGTTATTTCCAAGTGCTAGAATTATTCGAATGGATGTGGATACTACTTCGCGTAAAGGGTCACATGAGCGATTATTAAAGCAATTTTCAGATGGAAAAGCAGATATTTTACTCGGTACTCAAATGATTGCAAAGGGATTGGATTTTCCAAATGTAACGCTTGTTGGAGTACTGAATGCAGATACAACATTAGCATTACCGGATTTTCGAGCAAGTGAACGTACATTTCAATTATTAACACAGGTTAGTGGACGAGCAGGAAGAGCTGAAAAAGATGGAAAAGTAATTATTCAAACTTTCAATCCTGAGCACTATGCAATACGTTATGCCCAAAAGCAAGATTATGAATTGTTTTTTAAAAAGGAAATGTATATACGGCATCGTGGGGGATATCCACCTTATTTTTATACGATTCAAATTACTGCAAGTCATAAAAATGAGTCTGTTGCAGCTAAAAAAATGTATGAAATACAAGGTGAATTATTAAATCATATTTCATCAAAAGCAATGATATTAGGACCAACTCCTGCATCAATTGCTCGAATTAATAATCAATACTATTATCAATTAGTAATTAAATATAAAAATGAACCAGAATTAGAAAAATACTTACAATCATTAATGAATGAAGTACAAAAAGAAGAGAGAAATGGATTGAAATTAATAATTGATAGAAATCCGATAAACTTTATGTAA
- the fmt gene encoding methionyl-tRNA formyltransferase codes for MTSIVFMGTPAFAANILQGIFDSNKYDVQAVVTQPDRKVGRKHKLTPTPVKEVALAHNVQVLQPEKISKSDEADKIIELNPDIIITAAFGQFLPMSVINAAKIGTINVHGSLLPKYRGGAPIQRAIMNGDSETGVSIMYMEKKMDAGDVLVQATMPINDNDDSGTIFEKMSDLGRDTLLKMLPDFIDNKIKAVPQNEAEVVFAPNIKPEEEELHLSQNAKQLDWKIRALRPYVGAYFNDFKGKRVKLWDITVLDEKTNESAGTVVGVGKHNLKIAAAEGTVYQINKLQVAGKPQMDITAYLNGLGQGIKVGQKLINE; via the coding sequence ATGACTTCAATTGTATTTATGGGAACACCTGCATTTGCAGCTAATATTTTACAAGGAATTTTTGATTCGAATAAATATGATGTTCAAGCAGTTGTAACTCAACCAGATCGAAAAGTAGGAAGAAAACATAAACTAACTCCTACGCCTGTTAAAGAGGTTGCATTAGCTCATAATGTTCAAGTTTTACAGCCTGAAAAAATTAGTAAAAGTGATGAAGCAGATAAAATTATAGAATTAAATCCTGATATTATTATTACAGCAGCATTTGGACAATTTTTGCCAATGAGTGTGATAAATGCAGCAAAAATTGGAACAATAAATGTTCATGGATCATTATTACCAAAATATAGAGGTGGCGCTCCAATTCAACGAGCAATTATGAATGGTGATTCAGAAACGGGAGTATCCATTATGTATATGGAAAAGAAAATGGATGCAGGTGATGTTTTAGTTCAAGCAACAATGCCAATTAATGATAATGATGACTCAGGAACAATTTTTGAAAAAATGAGTGATTTAGGGCGTGATACGCTTTTAAAAATGTTGCCTGATTTTATTGATAATAAAATCAAAGCAGTTCCTCAAAATGAAGCAGAGGTAGTATTTGCACCTAATATTAAACCAGAGGAAGAAGAATTGCATTTATCACAAAATGCAAAACAATTAGATTGGAAGATTCGTGCATTACGTCCTTATGTAGGTGCTTATTTTAATGATTTTAAAGGTAAAAGAGTCAAATTATGGGATATTACTGTTTTAGATGAAAAAACGAATGAGTCAGCGGGGACAGTTGTGGGAGTTGGCAAACATAATTTAAAAATTGCCGCAGCAGAAGGTACAGTTTATCAAATTAATAAATTACAAGTTGCAGGCAAACCACAAATGGATATTACTGCATATTTAAATGGATTAGGACAAGGAATTAAGGTAGGTCAAAAATTAATAAATGAGTAA
- the rsmB gene encoding 16S rRNA (cytosine(967)-C(5))-methyltransferase RsmB produces MSNIKKSPRFLAMELLVKIRKQKTYSNIGLNQFIRKNDLNNADASLLTNLVYGVLQYRLTLEFYLKPFIKKARKIDPWVYELLLLAIYQMEYLDRIPIHAIFNETIEIAKIKGHAGTRKFVTGILHNIKRQGLPNFDHLSDEQYLSIKNSVPIWIVKQLINSVGLEKTNKILQSVNQKPNESLRVNVVKNSKNDLQVELKEEDIETTDSKVAKDGLVAQSGFLAGTQAFKNGKFIIQDESAMLVEESMNVAPGEIILDACSAPGGKTTQIAAALKNSGKVVALDIHEHKLKLVEQNALRLGVNSVIETQKLDARKVSNEFPDNYFDQILVDAPCSGIGLIRRKPEIRYDKTLKDSLNLAKIQLSILDSVADKLKVGGKLTYSTCTILPTENQTVVDSFLKSHSNFVQIKTKTAKAIKDSREDLGLTIYPDDFNSDGFFIATLVKK; encoded by the coding sequence ATGAGTAATATAAAAAAATCACCTCGATTTTTAGCAATGGAATTGCTTGTTAAAATTCGAAAGCAAAAAACATATTCTAATATTGGATTAAATCAATTTATAAGGAAAAATGATTTAAATAATGCAGATGCAAGTTTATTAACTAATTTAGTATATGGAGTTTTACAATATCGATTAACTTTAGAATTCTATTTAAAGCCTTTTATAAAAAAGGCAAGGAAGATTGATCCTTGGGTTTATGAGCTATTATTATTAGCGATTTATCAAATGGAATATTTAGATAGGATTCCAATTCATGCAATTTTTAATGAAACAATTGAAATTGCTAAAATAAAGGGACATGCTGGAACAAGAAAATTTGTAACTGGTATTCTTCATAATATTAAAAGACAAGGATTGCCTAATTTTGATCATTTATCTGATGAACAATATTTAAGTATCAAAAATAGTGTTCCTATTTGGATTGTTAAACAGTTAATTAATTCTGTAGGTTTAGAAAAAACAAATAAAATTTTACAAAGTGTAAATCAAAAGCCTAATGAGAGTTTAAGAGTAAATGTAGTTAAAAATAGCAAAAATGACCTTCAAGTAGAATTGAAGGAAGAGGACATTGAAACAACCGATAGTAAAGTTGCTAAAGATGGCTTAGTTGCTCAGTCAGGATTTTTAGCAGGAACACAAGCTTTTAAAAATGGTAAATTTATTATTCAAGATGAGAGTGCAATGTTAGTGGAAGAGTCAATGAACGTTGCACCTGGCGAAATAATTTTAGATGCATGTTCTGCTCCTGGTGGGAAAACAACTCAAATTGCAGCAGCATTAAAAAATAGTGGAAAAGTAGTTGCATTAGATATTCATGAACATAAATTAAAGTTAGTAGAACAAAATGCTTTACGATTAGGAGTAAACAGTGTAATTGAAACTCAGAAACTGGATGCACGGAAAGTTTCAAATGAGTTTCCTGATAATTATTTTGATCAGATTCTAGTTGATGCACCATGTTCAGGAATTGGTCTAATTAGAAGAAAACCAGAAATTAGATATGATAAAACACTAAAAGATTCACTAAATTTAGCAAAAATTCAGTTATCAATTTTAGATTCAGTTGCTGATAAGTTGAAAGTTGGCGGAAAGCTAACATATAGTACATGTACAATTTTGCCAACCGAAAATCAAACTGTAGTGGATAGCTTTTTAAAATCACATTCTAATTTTGTACAAATTAAGACTAAAACGGCCAAAGCAATAAAAGATAGTCGGGAAGATTTAGGATTGACAATTTATCCAGATGATTTTAATTCTGATGGCTTCTTTATTGCAACACTAGTCAAAAAGTAG
- a CDS encoding Stp1/IreP family PP2C-type Ser/Thr phosphatase has protein sequence MEFAYQTDRGNVRKINEDCGGIFKNKNGLYLGIIADGIGGNRGGDVASAMVTNHLGYLFEESSFTEIEDAYDWLQARLQLENDLLIEKGQRYIDLKEMGTTFVCILISECSCIIANIGDSRGYRFRNGKLLQITQDHSLVNELVKSGAITKEEAKNHPQKNVIIKTLGINKDAQMDRHTLRIQRDDIFLLCSDGLSKLISDDEIIKILNNKKSSLDEKCNKLIEKAKNNGGTDNITVILASEEGGDSQ, from the coding sequence TTGGAGTTTGCATACCAGACAGATAGAGGAAATGTTCGTAAAATTAATGAGGATTGTGGAGGCATTTTTAAAAATAAGAATGGCCTATACTTAGGAATAATAGCTGATGGTATTGGTGGAAACCGAGGTGGAGATGTCGCTTCAGCAATGGTTACAAATCATCTTGGATACTTGTTTGAAGAGTCATCATTTACTGAAATTGAAGATGCATATGACTGGTTGCAAGCGCGCTTACAACTTGAAAATGACTTACTAATAGAAAAGGGTCAACGATATATTGATCTTAAAGAAATGGGAACTACGTTTGTTTGTATATTAATTTCTGAATGTAGTTGTATCATAGCAAATATTGGTGATAGTCGCGGTTATCGTTTTCGTAATGGTAAATTATTGCAAATTACACAAGATCATTCTTTAGTTAATGAATTAGTAAAATCAGGTGCAATTACGAAAGAAGAAGCTAAAAATCATCCGCAGAAAAATGTAATTATTAAAACACTGGGGATAAATAAAGATGCTCAGATGGATCGGCATACACTCAGAATTCAAAGAGATGATATTTTCTTATTATGTTCTGATGGCCTTTCAAAATTAATAAGTGATGATGAGATTATCAAAATATTAAATAATAAGAAGAGTAGTTTAGATGAAAAATGCAATAAATTAATTGAAAAAGCTAAAAATAATGGCGGAACAGACAACATTACTGTAATTTTAGCATCAGAAGAAGGCGGTGATTCTCAATGA